A single genomic interval of Paenibacillus macerans harbors:
- a CDS encoding N-acetylmannosamine-6-phosphate 2-epimerase yields MIDSMKHGLIVSCQAHFDHPLNHAPMIAAMAKSAELGGAAGIRADGPEHIAEIKKQVGLPVIGIYKVHQYDHRFFITPTFEHVRAIVEAGADIVALEASVQNQPDTEALGMLIRRVKEELHAPVMADVSTFAEGERAWRLGADFVGTTLSGYTDASVGRALPDIALVKQLTEAGVRAVCEGHVGSPGQALAAIEAGAYFVVVGTAITDPIAITRQFAGKLQPYREGSDRRAYR; encoded by the coding sequence GTGATCGACAGCATGAAACACGGGCTTATCGTCTCTTGCCAGGCGCATTTCGACCACCCGCTCAATCACGCGCCGATGATCGCTGCGATGGCCAAAAGCGCGGAGCTGGGGGGCGCGGCCGGAATCCGGGCGGACGGTCCGGAGCATATCGCGGAAATCAAAAAGCAGGTCGGCTTGCCGGTTATCGGGATTTATAAAGTTCATCAATATGATCACCGCTTTTTTATCACGCCGACCTTCGAGCATGTGCGGGCGATCGTGGAAGCGGGGGCGGACATTGTCGCGTTGGAAGCGAGCGTGCAGAACCAGCCGGATACCGAGGCGCTGGGGATGCTGATCCGCCGCGTTAAGGAGGAGCTGCATGCGCCGGTAATGGCCGACGTGTCGACTTTCGCGGAAGGCGAACGAGCCTGGCGGCTGGGCGCCGATTTCGTCGGTACGACACTGTCAGGGTATACGGACGCAAGCGTAGGCCGTGCCCTACCGGACATCGCGCTGGTCAAGCAGTTGACGGAGGCTGGGGTGCGGGCGGTATGCGAGGGGCATGTCGGTTCGCCGGGGCAGGCGCTTGCCGCCATCGAAGCGGGAGCGTATTTCGTCGTGGTCGGCACGGCGATCACCGACCCGATCGCGATCACGCGGCAGTTTGCCGGCAAGCTGCAACCCTACCGAGAGGGAAGTGATCGGCGTGCTTATCGTTAG
- a CDS encoding N-acetylglucosamine kinase, translating into MLIVSVDGGQTKTAVELLDESGRLLEEWMLPPIIHYAKPGGLRSYSKIAAEVCERLNERVTGVGTSVDADVGPPVSICFSLSGYHGDVAAIPKAIRKAMSGRRFELASLKVVPDYWGNWYAATRGGPGLVIISGGGTVAYGKNAAGRELRLGGWGHQLGDEGSGYWIGLAALKSALRAQAGLEPPTGLARPVLRALKGEEESVLLARCYSGEITDQDLALLVPLVNELAEGQDRAALCIMQAAAGHLCELAVAARRQLGDVPVYLSGGVFKASRLMHELEAALGEAGLAGCTEVSSVRPAEGIFLLALKGAERQQGPEPS; encoded by the coding sequence GTGCTTATCGTTAGCGTTGACGGGGGACAAACGAAAACGGCGGTCGAGCTGCTGGACGAATCGGGCCGGCTGCTGGAAGAGTGGATGCTGCCGCCGATCATCCATTACGCGAAGCCGGGCGGGCTGCGCAGCTACTCCAAAATCGCCGCCGAGGTTTGCGAGCGGCTGAATGAGCGGGTCACGGGCGTAGGCACGAGCGTGGATGCAGACGTTGGGCCGCCGGTCAGCATCTGTTTCAGCCTGAGCGGCTACCACGGGGATGTGGCGGCGATTCCGAAAGCGATTAGGAAGGCGATGAGCGGCCGCCGCTTTGAGTTGGCGAGCTTAAAAGTCGTCCCCGATTATTGGGGGAACTGGTACGCCGCCACCCGGGGCGGCCCGGGGCTCGTCATCATCTCCGGCGGCGGCACGGTTGCTTACGGGAAAAACGCAGCCGGGCGGGAACTGCGGCTGGGCGGCTGGGGCCATCAGCTAGGCGATGAGGGCAGCGGCTACTGGATCGGGCTCGCAGCACTGAAATCGGCGCTGCGAGCGCAAGCCGGCCTGGAGCCGCCGACTGGGCTGGCTCGCCCGGTTCTGCGCGCACTGAAGGGCGAAGAGGAGAGCGTGCTGCTGGCCCGCTGCTATTCCGGCGAGATTACGGACCAGGACCTGGCCCTGCTGGTACCGCTGGTCAATGAACTCGCCGAGGGGCAGGACCGAGCCGCTTTGTGCATCATGCAGGCGGCGGCGGGGCATCTGTGCGAGCTGGCCGTTGCGGCGCGCCGGCAGTTGGGCGACGTGCCCGTGTACTTGTCCGGCGGCGTGTTTAAAGCTTCCCGGCTGATGCACGAGTTGGAAGCTGCCTTGGGCGAAGCCGGGCTGGCGGGCTGCACGGAGGTCAGCTCCGTCCGCCCGGCGGAAGGTATCTTTTTGCTGGCTCTGAAAGGGGCGGAAAGACAGCAAGGCCCGGAGCCGAGCTGA
- a CDS encoding transposase, producing MEINAGTELQPFSSRFNSEQDCMEALIAMKWPSGFVCPRCAYTRCSRLTSRHIPLFECGKCKHQTSPLVGTVFEGTHLPLVKWFQALELFLLPDGISALRLSKVIRVTYKTAWSMLHKIRHAVGEFDARELLSGDVKVNSDQYGRNPSRCQLSHPYASAVVAGCTVTESGEPEQVKIRLVPHKRGGEKRADRHDLTAFINGHVDVRTSAVQSFPQAFRLYAPLRRVVREAWESLKSTYGALGLKHLQAYLNEYTVRRRLRLQGAEETMRQKLLRMCVAIPAIPYRRLIARQPNQPLGAAA from the coding sequence ATGGAGATCAATGCGGGAACGGAACTTCAGCCATTCAGCAGCCGTTTTAACAGCGAACAGGACTGCATGGAGGCGCTAATTGCGATGAAGTGGCCAAGCGGCTTTGTCTGCCCGCGGTGCGCTTACACCCGGTGCAGCCGTCTAACCTCCCGGCATATCCCTTTGTTCGAGTGCGGAAAGTGCAAGCATCAAACATCGCCTTTGGTCGGCACAGTTTTTGAAGGAACGCATCTTCCCCTGGTGAAGTGGTTTCAGGCGCTGGAGTTGTTCCTGCTCCCTGACGGCATTTCGGCGCTGCGGCTGAGCAAGGTGATCCGGGTCACCTACAAGACCGCCTGGTCGATGCTGCACAAAATACGCCATGCCGTGGGGGAGTTCGATGCCCGGGAGCTGCTCTCCGGAGACGTGAAGGTGAACAGCGATCAGTATGGGCGTAATCCGTCCCGGTGTCAGCTTTCGCATCCGTATGCCTCGGCGGTCGTAGCCGGCTGCACGGTCACGGAGTCGGGCGAGCCGGAACAGGTCAAAATCCGCCTGGTGCCGCATAAGCGGGGAGGCGAAAAAAGGGCAGACCGTCACGATCTAACCGCGTTCATCAATGGGCATGTGGATGTCCGTACATCGGCGGTGCAGTCGTTCCCTCAGGCCTTTCGGCTGTATGCGCCCTTGCGGAGAGTGGTGAGAGAGGCGTGGGAATCGCTGAAGAGTACGTATGGAGCCTTGGGACTGAAGCATCTGCAGGCGTATCTGAACGAGTACACCGTACGCCGCCGGCTGCGCCTGCAAGGAGCGGAAGAAACGATGCGGCAGAAGTTGCTGCGCATGTGTGTGGCGATTCCGGCGATCCCTTACCGCCGGCTGATCGCGCGCCAACCGAACCAGCCCCTTGGGGCAGCAGCCTGA
- a CDS encoding LacI family DNA-binding transcriptional regulator, with protein sequence MASMTIIDIARICGVGVTTVSRAINNHPDISEETKAMIMKVIKENHYVPNNSARNLKRSASKTIAVLIKGITNPFFNRMIQVFEKEIQRKKYSFILQRVDENQDEIEVAIELEKEKRLKGIVFLGGYFAHAKEKLEQLTVPYVLSTIGMTSEYDPQEYSSVSVDDFKESYKMVDYLCKLGHRKIAIISAPMSDASIGRLRYEGYKKALEDHGLELNENLVRTMKEHIQSYSMENGYVVTKELLESGEDFTALFAISDSLAVGACRAIFECGKSVPQDYSVAGYDGLDIAYYYNPSITTIQQPVEEIAEETIKILFDLINKKITHAHKIFPAELLIRESTTPPS encoded by the coding sequence ATGGCTTCAATGACAATTATCGATATTGCCAGAATATGCGGGGTTGGCGTAACGACGGTTTCCCGGGCAATCAATAATCATCCGGACATCAGCGAAGAGACGAAAGCGATGATTATGAAAGTGATCAAGGAGAACCATTACGTTCCGAACAACAGCGCCCGAAATCTGAAGCGTTCCGCCTCAAAAACGATAGCCGTCTTGATCAAGGGGATCACCAACCCCTTTTTTAACCGGATGATACAAGTCTTTGAAAAAGAAATTCAGCGCAAAAAATACTCGTTCATCCTGCAGCGGGTCGACGAAAATCAGGATGAAATCGAAGTGGCGATCGAATTGGAAAAGGAAAAGCGGCTGAAGGGCATCGTGTTCCTCGGCGGTTATTTCGCGCATGCCAAAGAAAAGCTGGAGCAGTTGACCGTGCCTTATGTGCTCAGTACGATCGGCATGACGTCGGAGTACGATCCGCAGGAATATTCTTCGGTCTCCGTCGACGACTTTAAGGAAAGCTACAAGATGGTGGATTACCTGTGCAAGCTCGGCCACCGGAAGATCGCAATTATTTCCGCTCCGATGTCGGACGCCAGCATCGGCAGGCTGCGGTACGAAGGCTACAAAAAAGCCCTGGAGGACCACGGCCTGGAGCTGAACGAAAATTTGGTGCGTACGATGAAGGAGCATATCCAGAGCTATTCGATGGAAAACGGCTACGTCGTCACCAAGGAGCTGCTGGAGTCGGGCGAAGACTTCACGGCGCTGTTTGCCATTTCCGACAGCCTGGCCGTCGGCGCCTGCCGGGCGATTTTCGAATGCGGCAAATCGGTCCCTCAGGATTACTCCGTCGCCGGTTATGACGGCCTGGACATCGCCTATTATTATAATCCGTCGATCACGACGATCCAGCAGCCCGTGGAGGAAATCGCCGAAGAAACAATCAAAATCCTGTTTGATCTGATCAACAAAAAAATAACGCACGCCCACAAAATTTTCCCGGCGGAGCTGCTGATCCGCGAATCCACGACCCCTCCGTCGTAA